A stretch of Gasterosteus aculeatus chromosome 4, fGasAcu3.hap1.1, whole genome shotgun sequence DNA encodes these proteins:
- the maea gene encoding E3 ubiquitin-protein transferase MAEA isoform X2 translates to MVVAELEKTLSSFPVVDSVVSLLDGVVEKLSALKRKAAESIQAEDESAKLCKRRIEHLKEHSSDQPASVNLWKKKRMDRMMVEHLLRCGYYNTAVKLARQSGIEDLVNIEMFLTAKEVEESLERQETATCLAWCHDNKSRLRKMKSCLEFSLRIQEFIELIRQNKRMDAVRHARKHFSQAEGGQLDEVRQVMGMLAFPSDTHISPYKDLLDPARWKMLIQQFRYDNYRLHQLGNNSVFTITLQAGLSAIKTPQCYKEDGTSKNPDCPVCSKSLNKLAQPLPMAHCANSRLVCKISGEVMNENNPPMMLPNGYVYGYNSLLSIRQDDKVVCPRTKEVFNFSQAEKVYIM, encoded by the exons ATGGTCGTAGCCGAGCTGGAGAAGACGCTGAGCAGCTTCCCGGTGGTGGACTCCGTGGTGTCCCTGCTGGACGGCGTGGTGGAGAAACTCAGCGCCCTGAAGAGGAAG GCTGCAGAGTCCATACAGGCTGAAGACGAGAGCGCCAAGCTGTGTAAGCGTCGCATTGAGCacttgaaggagcacagcagcgaCCAGCCGGCCTCCGTCAACCTGTGGAAGAAGAAGCGCATGGACCGGATGATGGTGGAGCATCTGCTGCGCTGCGGCTATTACAACACAGCTGTCAAACTGGCCAGACAGAGCGGGATAGAG GACCTGGTGAACATTGAGATGTTTCTCACAGctaaggaggtggaggagtctCTGGAGAGGCAGGAGACAGCCACTTGCCTGGCCTGGTGCCATGACAACAAGTCCCGCCTGCGCAAGATGAAG AGTTGTCTTGAGTTCAGTCTGAGAATCCAGGAGTTCATTGAGCTGATCAGACAAAACAAACGCATGGATGCAGTCAG ACATGCACGCAAGCATTTCAGCCAAGCGGAGGGTGGACAGCTGGATGAGGTTCGGCAGGTGATGGGCATGCTGGCCTTcccatcagacacacacatctctccATACAAG GATCTTTTGGATCCGGCCCGCTGGAAGATGCTGATCCAGCAGTTCCGATACGACAACTACCGACTGCACCAGCTGGGGAACAACTCTGTGTTCACCATCACCCTTCAGGCGGGTCTGTCCGCCATCAAGACGCC TCAGTGCTACAAGGAGGATGGTACCTCGAAGAACCCGGACTGCCCCGTGTGCAGTAAATCCCTCAACAAGTTGGCCCAACCGCTGCCCATGGCCCACTGCGCCAACTCCAGGCTAGTCTGCAAGATCTCAGGGGAGGTCATGAATGAAAACAACCCCCCTATGATGCTGCCTAACGGATACGTCTACGGCTATAAT TCCCTTCTGTCCATCCGCCAAGATGACAAAGTGGTTTGTCCCAGAACCAAAGAAGTCTTCAACTTCTCTCAGGCTGAGAAGGTCTACATCATGTGA
- the klhl3 gene encoding kelch-like protein 3, with the protein MPAVESGCSGRMDGVSLGVAAGPASPRPTCSTDCEEDTVNGGLHTFNQTHMRKAFQLMDDLRSKKMLCDVLLVAGSVQVPAHRVVLAACSPYFCAMFTGDMSESKAPQVEIREVDGQTLRKLVDYIYTAEIEVTEDNVQVLLPAASLLQLTDVRQVCCEFLQSQLHPTNCLGIRAFADLHTCTQLLDQSHAYAEQHFFDVVQGEEFLGLSLQQVCGLISSDKLTVTTEEKVFEAMISWIKYDEPTRLEHMPTLMEHVRLPLLSRDYLVQNVEEEALIKNNNTCKDFLIEAMKYHLLPADQRHLIKTDRTRPRTPISIPKVMVVVGGQAPKAIRSVEGYDFQEDRWYQVADLPSRRCRAGVVSMAGRVYAVGGFNSSLRERTVDVYDGAKDQWSAVASMQERRSTLGAAVLGDLLYAVGGFNGSIGLSTVEAHNHKTNEWLYVASMNTRRSSVGVGVVHGKLYAVGGYDGASRQCLSTVEEYDPVADQWSYVADMSTRRSGAGVGVLGGRLYAAGGHDGPLVRKSVEVYDSQTNTWTLVCDMNMCRRNAGVCAINGLLYVIGGDDGSCNLSSVEFYDPALDKWSLIPTNMSNGRSYAGVAVIDKPL; encoded by the exons ATGCCCGCTGTTGAGTCCGGCTGCAGCGGGAGGATGGACGGCGTGTCGCTGGG TGTGGCGGCCGGCCCGGCCTCGCCGCGTCCCACCTGCAGCACGGACTGCGAGGAGGACACGGTCAACGGAGGGCTGCACACCTTCAACCAGACGCACATGAGGAAGGCCTTCCAGCTGATGGACGACCTGCGCAG TAAGAAGATGCTGTGTGACGTCCTGCTGGTGGCCGGAAGCGTCCAAGTACCGGCGCACAGGGTGGTCCTGGCGGCCTGTAGCCCCTACTTCTGTGCCATGTTCACAG GTGATATGAGTGAGAGCAAAGCCCCCCAGGTGGAGATCAGAGAGGTGGACGGACAGACCCTGAGGAAGCTCGTTGACTACATCTACACGGCTGAGATAGAGGTCACCGAGGACAACGTCcag GTTCTGCTGCCTGCCGCCAGCCTCCTGCAGCTGACGGACGTGCGTCAGGTTTGTTGTGAGTTCCTCCAGTCGCAGCTTCACCCCACCAACTGTCTGGGCATCCGAGCCTTCGCTGACCTGCACACGTGCACGCAGCTGCTCGACCAGTCCCACGCGTACGCCG AGCAGCACTTCTTCGACGTGGTGCAGGGAGAAGAGTTCCTGGGCCTTTCTCTGCAGCAGGTGTGCGGCCTCATCTCCAGCGACAAGCTGACGGTCACCACGGAGGAGAAG GTATTTGAAGCGATGATCTCGTGGATCAAGTACGACGAGCCGACCCGCCTGGAGCACATGCCCACCCTGATGGAGCACGTCCGGCTCCCTCTGCTGTCCAGGGACTACCTGgtccag AATGTGGAGGAAGAAGCTTTGATCAAGAACAACAACACCTGTAAAGATTTCCTGATAGAAGCAATGAAGTATCACCTGCTGCCCGCCGACCAGCGGCACCTCATCAAGACGGACCGGACCCGACCTCGAACGCCCATCAGCATCCCAAAG GTGATGGTCGTGGTGGGCGGCCAGGCTCCCAAGGCCATCCGCAGCGTGGAGGGTTACGACTTCCAGGAGGACCGCTGGTACCAAGTGGCCGACCTGCCCTCGAGGCGCTGCCGGGCCG GCGTGGTCTCCATGGCGGGGCGGGTGTACGCCGTCGGCGGCTTCAACAGCTCCCTGCGCGAGCGGACCGTGGACGTGTACGACGGAGCCAAGGACCAGTGGAGCGCCGTGGCGAGCATGCAGGAGAGGCGCAGCACTCTGGGGGCCGCCGTGTTGGGGGATTTACTGTACGCTGTGGGGGGCTTCAATGGCAGTATAg GTCTGTCCACAGTAGAAGCCCACAACCATAAAACCAACGAGTGGCTCTACGTCGCCTCCATGAACACCAGACGCAGCAGCGTGGGCGTAGGGGTGGTGCACG GTAAGTTGTACGCAGTCGGAGGCTACGACGGAGCGTCCCGTCAGTGTCTCAGCACAGTGGAGGAGTACGACCCTGTGGCTGATCAGTGGAGCTACGTAGCAGACATGAGCACACGCCGCAGTGGAGCAg GTGTCGGTGTGCTGGGGGGCCGGCTGTATGCAGCCGGAGGACACGACGGCCCCCTGGTGAGGAAGAGCGTCGAGGTGTACGACTCGCAGACCAACACCTGGACACTGGTCTGTGACATGAACATGTGCCGACGCAACGCAG GCGTGTGTGCCATCAACGGGCTGCTGTACGTGATCGGCGGCGACGACGGCTCCTGCAACCTCTCCTCGGTGGAGTTCTACGACCCGGCGTTGGACAAGTGGAGCCTCATTCCCACCAACATGAGCAACGGACGCAGCTACGCAG GAGTTGCAGTGATTGACAAGCCGCTATGA
- the LOC120818520 gene encoding heterogeneous nuclear ribonucleoprotein A0-like, translating into MSTKLCKLFVGGLNVETTEDGVRKYFEQFGTLNDCVVVMNQQLGRSRCFGFITYSTPQEADAAMAANPHVVEGHDVELKRAIAREDANNPDILANVKKIFVGGVKDHIEAEHLTEYFSQFGVVEKAEIISDKQTGRKRGFGFVFFEDTDSATKAVLTKYHTISGNKVEVKKALTKQEISTGGRGRGRGRGMQSYGGGRGGGGYGGGGGGYGSNYGGGYGYGGGYNGGGGGGYGGYGGYDEGGYDQQMGGGYSNGDFGDGYGQQHSSYGAVKGGNYSYRSGAPYNRGGGGGGYVRGGGGGGFSGGY; encoded by the coding sequence ATGTCTACCAAACTCTGCAAGCTGTTTGTCGGCGGATTGAACGTGGAGACGACAGAAGATGGCGTGCGCAAGTATTTCGAACAGTTCGGCACACTCAACGACTGCGTTGTGGTCATGAACCAGCAGCTCGGCCGGTCCCGCTGTTTCGGCTTTATCACCTACTCGACTCCGCAGGAGGCCGACGCAGCAATGGCGGCTAACCCACATGTCGTCGAAGGCCACGACGTGGAATTGAAAAGGGCCATAGCGCGAGAAGACGCCAACAACCCGGACATCCTCGCAAACGTCAAGAAGATTTTCGTCGGCGGCGTGAAAGACCACATCGAGGCGGAGCACCTCACCGAGTACTTCTCCCAGTTCGGCGTGGTGGAGAAGGCCGAGATCATCTCCGACAAGCAGACCGGCAGGAAGCGGGGCTTCGGCTTTGTCTTCTTTGAGGACACCGACTCCGCCACCAAAGCGGTGCTCACCAAGTACCACACCATCAGCGGGAACaaggtggaggtgaagaaggcgCTCACCAAGCAGGAGATCTCCACCGGCGGCCGCGGAAGAGGCCGAGGCCGCGGGATGCAGAGCTATGGCGGCGGTagaggcggcggcggctacggaggcggcggcggcggctacgGCAGCAACTACGGAGGCGGCTACGGCTACGGCGGCGGCTacaacggcggcggcggcggagggtACGGCGGCTACGGGGGATACGACGAGGGCGGATACGACCAGCAGATGGGCGGCGGGTACAGTAACGGTGACTTTGGGGATGGCTACGGACAGCAGCACTCCAGCTACGGTGCAGTGAAGGGGGGCAACTATTCCTACCGGAGCGGGGCTCCCTACAacagaggaggcggcggcgggggctACGTccggggaggcggcggcggcgggttcAGCGGCGGCTATTAa
- the LOC120818521 gene encoding heterogeneous nuclear ribonucleoprotein A0-like, translating to MTDQLCKLFVGGLNVDTDDDGLRKHFEQYGSLTDCVVVVNKQLQRSRCFGFVTYSSPEEADAAMAARPHTVDGNAVEVKRAVAREDANKPEALAKVKKIFVGGLKDDIEEEHLTEYFSQYGEIEKAEVISEKETGKKRGFGFVYFTDHDAADKAVVVKFHTINGHKVEVKKALTKQEMQAAGRPGMVPRGRGGRGMRGNQNGYGSREYGGGYNYGNGGGYNGGGGGGYGGGYGGGAPYGGGYADQGSYGGGNGYNEFGSGYGQHSSGYGPMKGPPFGGQRSAAPYNRGGGGGGGGYPRGGYGGGGY from the coding sequence ATGACGGATCAGCTTTGCAAACTTTTCGTCGGCGGTCTAAACGTCGACACCGACGACGATGGCCTCCGTAAGCACTTCGAGCAGTACGGTTCCCTCACCGACTGCGTTGTCGTCGTGAACAAGCAGTTGCAGCGGTCCCGCTGTTTCGGCTTCGTAACCTACTCCTCGCCGGAGGAGGCTGACGCAGCAATGGCGGCGAGGCCTCACACCGTCGACGGCAACGCGGTCGAGGTGAAGCGGGCCGTGGCGAGGGAAGACGCCAACAAGCCCGAGGCACTCGCCAAGGTAAAGAAGATCTTCGTCGGCGGCCTGAAGGACGACATCGAGGAGGAACATCTGACCGAATACTTTTCGCAGTACGGGGAGATCGAGAAGGCCGAAGTCATCTCCGAGAAGGAGACCGGAAAGAAGCGAGGGTTCGGCTTTGTTTACTTCACCGACCACGACGCGGCCGACAAAGCCGTCGTGGTGAAATTCCACACCATCAATGGACACAAGGTCGAGGTGAAGAAAGCCCTGACCAAGCAGGAGATGCAGGCGGCCGGCAGACCCGGCATGGTGCCGAGAGGCCGCGGCGGTAGGGGCATGAGGGGAAATCAAAATGGCTACGGCAGCAGGGAGTACGGTGGAGGCTACAACTACGGAAATGGCGGAGGCTACAAtggcggcggtggtggtggcTACGGCGGCGGATACGGAGGAGGCGCGCCGTATGGCGGCGGCTATGCGGATCAGGGCAGTTACGGGGGCGGGAACGGCTACAACGAGTTCGGCAGCGGCTACGGCCAGCATTCTTCCGGCTACGGCCCCATGAAGGGCCCCCCCTTCGGCGGCCAGAGGAGCGCTGCTCCCTACAaccgaggaggcggaggcggcggcggcggataCCCACGAGGGGGCTACGGTGGCGGTGGCTACTAA
- the maea gene encoding E3 ubiquitin-protein transferase MAEA isoform X1: protein MAVQETASQLSMALKVQEYPTLKVPYETLNKRFRAAQKNIDRETSHVTMVVAELEKTLSSFPVVDSVVSLLDGVVEKLSALKRKAAESIQAEDESAKLCKRRIEHLKEHSSDQPASVNLWKKKRMDRMMVEHLLRCGYYNTAVKLARQSGIEDLVNIEMFLTAKEVEESLERQETATCLAWCHDNKSRLRKMKSCLEFSLRIQEFIELIRQNKRMDAVRHARKHFSQAEGGQLDEVRQVMGMLAFPSDTHISPYKDLLDPARWKMLIQQFRYDNYRLHQLGNNSVFTITLQAGLSAIKTPQCYKEDGTSKNPDCPVCSKSLNKLAQPLPMAHCANSRLVCKISGEVMNENNPPMMLPNGYVYGYNSLLSIRQDDKVVCPRTKEVFNFSQAEKVYIM from the exons atggcggTGCAAGAGACAGCATCCCAACTGTCGATGGCTCTCAAAGTCCAAGAATATCCCACCCTGAAG GTGCCGTACGAGACTCTGAACAAACGGTTCCGGGCGGCTCAGAAGAACATCGACAGGGAGACGAGTCACGTGACCATGGTCGTAGCCGAGCTGGAGAAGACGCTGAGCAGCTTCCCGGTGGTGGACTCCGTGGTGTCCCTGCTGGACGGCGTGGTGGAGAAACTCAGCGCCCTGAAGAGGAAG GCTGCAGAGTCCATACAGGCTGAAGACGAGAGCGCCAAGCTGTGTAAGCGTCGCATTGAGCacttgaaggagcacagcagcgaCCAGCCGGCCTCCGTCAACCTGTGGAAGAAGAAGCGCATGGACCGGATGATGGTGGAGCATCTGCTGCGCTGCGGCTATTACAACACAGCTGTCAAACTGGCCAGACAGAGCGGGATAGAG GACCTGGTGAACATTGAGATGTTTCTCACAGctaaggaggtggaggagtctCTGGAGAGGCAGGAGACAGCCACTTGCCTGGCCTGGTGCCATGACAACAAGTCCCGCCTGCGCAAGATGAAG AGTTGTCTTGAGTTCAGTCTGAGAATCCAGGAGTTCATTGAGCTGATCAGACAAAACAAACGCATGGATGCAGTCAG ACATGCACGCAAGCATTTCAGCCAAGCGGAGGGTGGACAGCTGGATGAGGTTCGGCAGGTGATGGGCATGCTGGCCTTcccatcagacacacacatctctccATACAAG GATCTTTTGGATCCGGCCCGCTGGAAGATGCTGATCCAGCAGTTCCGATACGACAACTACCGACTGCACCAGCTGGGGAACAACTCTGTGTTCACCATCACCCTTCAGGCGGGTCTGTCCGCCATCAAGACGCC TCAGTGCTACAAGGAGGATGGTACCTCGAAGAACCCGGACTGCCCCGTGTGCAGTAAATCCCTCAACAAGTTGGCCCAACCGCTGCCCATGGCCCACTGCGCCAACTCCAGGCTAGTCTGCAAGATCTCAGGGGAGGTCATGAATGAAAACAACCCCCCTATGATGCTGCCTAACGGATACGTCTACGGCTATAAT TCCCTTCTGTCCATCCGCCAAGATGACAAAGTGGTTTGTCCCAGAACCAAAGAAGTCTTCAACTTCTCTCAGGCTGAGAAGGTCTACATCATGTGA